ATGAACCGGACGGATGAGGCGCTGGAAGCGCTGCAAAGAGCGGTCGAGCTGGCTCCTGAGGATCCGGTCGTGCGGCTGGTGCTTGGAAACACCTTCCTCGAGAAGGGTGACCGGGAAAGGGCGGCCTCGCTCTTTCGGGAAGCGTCAGAACTTGCCCCGTCGGACCTGGACGTGCACGTGACGCTGTACACGCTGTTCAGCAGCATGGGGCTCGAGGAAGACGCCGGGCGTGAGGAGAGGGCGATCCGGACGATCCAGGGAGCGCCCGAGGCTGAGCCGGGCCAGGGACCGTAGGAACCGCAGCTGCCCGGGTGCGTTCAAGATCCCCAAGGAGGAGGCGGCCCGCCGCTGAACCATTAGGCCCGCCGACAAAAACCGCTTTCCAGGTTGTCGGCGAGGCTTGCAGCGGGGGGAGGCGCTGTCGTGAAGTTGTGCAGGGCGGTCGTCGTATGGATTTGCCTGCTGGCAGCGGTGCTATTCGGGGGCACGGCGGCGGCCGTGGCCCAGCAGCCGCCCCGGGATGTGCTGG
The DNA window shown above is from Bacillota bacterium and carries:
- a CDS encoding tetratricopeptide repeat protein; this encodes MNRTDEALEALQRAVELAPEDPVVRLVLGNTFLEKGDRERAASLFREASELAPSDLDVHVTLYTLFSSMGLEEDAGREERAIRTIQGAPEAEPGQGP